The Candidatus Saganbacteria bacterium genome segment TTATATCATTTTGTCCGGGAACGGGGCAGTAGCTGCCTTGAACGGACACCCCCGATATTGTAAAATGATATTTATCCTGATGATAAACGGAGTTTATGCATGTCGATAGCGGTAACCGAGCTCAGGCCGGGAATAACCATAGAACTTGAAGGCCAGATCTTTCAAGTCGTCGAGTATAACCATATAAAAATGGGCAGGGGAGGCGCGATAGTGCGCGTCAAGATGAAAAACCTTGACACGGGGAACTCTATCGAAAGAACGTTCAAATCAAACGACAAGGTCGAAAGAGCCCATATCGAAAGAAAACAAATGCAGTTCCTTTACAGCCAGGGCGGCCAGTACCACTTCATGGACCAGGTCACATACGACCAGATAGCCCTGACAGATGAACTGATGGGGGATGCACCAAAATATATAAGAGAAGGTGATATCGTACAGGTGGTCATACATAATGAAAGAGTAATGGGAGTCGATCTGCCGTCGTCCGTGACGCTGAAGGTGACCGAGACGGGTTCAGGGTTCAAAGGCGACAGCGTATCGA includes the following:
- the efp gene encoding elongation factor P — its product is MSIAVTELRPGITIELEGQIFQVVEYNHIKMGRGGAIVRVKMKNLDTGNSIERTFKSNDKVERAHIERKQMQFLYSQGGQYHFMDQVTYDQIALTDELMGDAPKYIREGDIVQVVIHNERVMGVDLPSSVTLKVTETGSGFKGDSVSNMMKPATLETGLVTQVPLFVNVENSVVVDTRTGKYVERA